Within the Sulfitobacter sp. JL08 genome, the region AAATGCCGGCACGTCCGCGCCCTGAACGATCACGCCCCGAAGGCGCTGTGAGTGAACGCAAACCGCGCCAGAAACCGGATCGCCCACAGCCGGCGAAACCGGTAAAAGACCGCAAAGTGGGGAACGAACCTTCGGAAAAGCGCGCACCCGCGGCCAAGCCCGCGCACAAAAAGGCCAAGGCCGAGGCGCCAAGACCTGCTGCGCCAGCCACCGCACCCGCTACGGCCACGCCCAAACCCAAGCGCCCCAAATTTGATGCAAGCGATCCCTCAAAACGGATTGAACGCCCCGGCAGCAAACCGGGCAAGGGCAAACCCGGCGCAAGGCCCGGCAAGCCCGCGGGCAAACAGGGCGGAAAGCCATTCGGCAAACCAGCCGGAAAACCTTCGGGTAAACCCGGTGGGAAGCCCAGCGGTTACAAGGGCGGACCACCGCGCCGGAAATAAGGCCGCCCGTGGAATTTGACCCCAAACAGCACCGCACCTGTGGCCAGGATCAGGTACAGATCGAACAACAAAGAACGGTTGCGCTGATAAATCAGGTCAATCGCTGCCTTTCGCGGCACGCACCGCGCATTGTAAACGGCGTGAGTTTGTTCTGCGGTCGTGCAGCGGGCCAGATGGCGCGCCTCGGCATCCTTGTAAAGCAGGCTGGCCAGACCGGTTATGCCGGGTTTCGCACTAAGAACCTTGGCGTAAAGATCGGGGTTGTTGCGCACGTAACAGGGCAGCGGCGGGCGCGGCCCGACCAGACGGATATCGCCCCGCAACACATTCAAGGCTTGTGGTAATTCATCAAGCCGCGTCTGACGAAGCAGCCGCCCAAGCGGCGTTATGCGCGCAAATTTGTCACCACCGGTGACACCGGCATCCGAAGTGCAGGCGCGCATGGTCCGGAACTTGATCAGGGAAAAATGCTGATCCTGCGATTTCATCCGCCGTGACAGGTAAAACACCGGCCGCCCCTGCGTCACAAGCAACAGAAAACTGATGAGAGGCACGGCGATGATCAGAAACGGTGCGAGCAGCGCCAGTATCGTCAGATCGAACAGCCGCTCACGCCACGACATCACAGGCTCCACGATGCTGACACATGTTCGGCCTTAGTGTCGGGGAACCCCCCGAGCACAGTCGTTTCCCGGGGGTTCGTGCTATTGTTCTGTGAGACATTGCGCGCTTTGCCATTGATCACGGCAATCGGTGCCGCAGGTCAATCTTAGACGGCACCGGCAATCAAACTCTCAAGACGCCACCGGAAAGTGCAAACAATTCGATCGATGCCGCGCCCGGTATCTGCACCCGGCGACCGCCTTCCTGAAAATCATCCATCGACATGGGCCAGATCGTGCCGGGCCAGCGGATTTCCATTTCAAGCTTACGTGGACGATAGACGGCAGTGTAAAGCGTGCCAAATCCGGCCGAAAACGCGGTGGAATACAAGGGCGGCTTTAAAAAGGCGTCGATGAATTTATCCTGCGGATCGCGGTGCAAGGTCAGCCGTTGCAACAAGTATCTTTCGCGTTCCACAGTCGAGGTGAAACGCGCGTGGCTGATCCATTCCACTGTTTCCTGGTGGTTGGTGGCGACCGCGGCATGGGTGATCATGGCGGGTCTGTCCGGCCCCATCATGGCCGTCAGATAGTTCCGCTTTGCATCAAGAACCGTCACATTATAGCTCATGTGGGTTGGTATCCGCGCCAGTGCCGCACCCGCATCCTGCGCGGTTTCGCAGGTTTGCAGCACGTAACGCAGGATCAGCGGTACGCCAAACCCGTCACCGACAACCCGCCGCCCGCCAAACGTTAGCGAAACGGCAAGGCCCGCGTCGTTCATGCCATCCACCAAACCCCACAAGCCGTCGCTGGTGCCGATCACCCGCCGTCCCTGCCATCGCGTTTTAAGCAACAGGCTGTCAAAGGCATTCGGATTGTAATCGTAGTTGCGGACAAGAACTGGTTCTTTCCCCGGCCAGATCGCCTGCGAGCATCCTGCAAGATAGGGCGGCGGGCGATAAAAACTAAGGAACCGTGCAGCGTGGTCACTGCCGCCCGCCAGTTCACAGAGGTTTTCATATAATGGCACGATTTCCGGCATGTGCGTTGCCAGAGCGGCCCGGCTTTGGGCGTAGGTTGGTCGCACGCCTTCGCCTTCTTTCAACCACCAACGCTTGTAGTCGGGCCAGTATTCAGCAAAAAGCCCGGCCCATTTCGGGCCGGGTTGATCTTCTGATATGGCACGCCACAGCATTGATTGATGGTTCCCGGGCTACATGATCTTGAACGCAGGATCTGCCAATGCCGGCCCCGCTTCGGCCACCGGCAGCGGCCGACCCGCAACGGTTTGTTTGATCCCGTGTATCCACTTCTTGGCGCGTTCATTCAATTGGAAACCTTTGGTCATCGACCGGCCACGGGTGACCAGAATGCCGATATCGGCCCCTTCATAGCGGTAATCACCCGGTTGCAGGATACGCAGGAAAAACGCTTCGTTTTCGGATTCGACGGCGCGGCGGTGGTAATCGAAACGGTCAAACACGACACGCCCGTCTTCCAGCATCTTGTAGATACCGGTTTCGGGGGATTGCGTGCAGATATCCACGCTGTCATCCGTGTGCTTGATCACCATCTGGCTCCAGCTGTCAATCATGTCGGCATTGGCCCAGCGCGAGTTCAGTTCATCCACATCCAGCTGGAATTTCTTTTTCGAGAATTCAAGCAGGTGGAACAGGAACAACGGGGCGTCCGCATGGGCAAAAGCAGCGTGGTTTGTCATTGATGACGCGCCGGTGATACGCGGGTTCAGTTCACCCAGCCACAAGTCACCGGTTTTTTTGTCGATCAGGAAATCCAGTTCGAAATAGCCACGATAGCCTTCCTTGCGCAGTTGTTCGCCGAATTTGAATGTCAGTTCGCGCGCTTTCTGGCGGACCTTGGGGGGAAAGGCGGTGGGCAGGATTTCATTGCCGCACCATCCGCCACGGTAAGGGGTCAGTTCATTGAACCCGACAAGTTCGGTCATCAGCGGGCCGACAATGGTGCCTTCCTTGGTGGCGCAGGCCTCAATCGCGGAACCGCGGCAATCAATACGCTTCATGATCTTGATCTCGCCCTCGCCGACGATCTCGTGCTCGTGGCGCAAGAAATCGGCTTCGGACTTGATGAAAAACGTCGTGTGGCCGCTATCCCCGAAGGCAGATTGCAGCACCAGGTCATGCCCGATTCCGGCCTTTTCACAGGTCTTTTTCAGATCCGCATAGCTTTTCACTTCGGCCAGAACATTGGGCACGGATGGCACACCCGCCTTGTTGCCGATGCGGACAGTTTCGATCTTGTTGTCCATCGAGGTGCGCAGCTTGGCCTTGGGAAACCAGACGTCCGCGCCCAGTTCCTTGGACAGGCGTTCCGTTTCCTCATCAAACATCAGAAACACGAACTTTGGCTTGCCGCCGCGGCGCTTGATGAAATCGATCACCTCTTTGTGCTGCAAAAGGTAATTGTTGATGTCTTCGATCGACTGGAATTCGGCATGTGGCTGTTCGGACGGGCAAAACACGTTGGGATGCTTGCCGCCGTAGCAGTCGATGTAGCAGATGTATTTGAAATGGCGCACCCATTCATCCAGCCCCAGCAGGTTGAAGTTCGTGGCCGAAATGAAATAGATCGGATCTTCGTTGCGGTGAAAGAACCGGCGGATTTCCGAGATGTTTTTAAGCACGGTCGCGGGCATATGGTTTCCTTTTCTATTCGGCTGCGGTGGAAAGTTTTTTGTTCGATTTCCGGGCCAGCGCATCGGGTGTGAAAACGCGCAACCCCAGATCGGCGCGGTAGCCGTGGATTTCATTCACATCCAGCGCCCGCATAAAGGCGAGGATTTCTTTCGAGACGACCTGCCCCGGAACAAGAATGGGAAAACCCGGCGGATACGGAATGATGAAGCTGGCCGAGACCACTTCCTCTCCGGCATCCAGCGCGTCCTGCAAACTGCCTTGCAGTTCCAGATAATCACAGTTCTTCTCGTCATAGCTGAGGTAATAAGCGGTGCGAATATCGCCTTCGGTTGTGACGCCATCGGCGCGGAATGCATCGTGGAAGCGGCTGAAATCGGGTAAGGGGGGCAGGTCTTCCATCAGGTTCCGGACGCGCCGTTCAAACGACAGTTTTTCCATCCGGCTGGCATCGTCCAGCAAATCATCCAGACCTTTGGCAATTTCGACCAGAACCTCGATCAGATAGGCGACAGAGGACCGCGTCGTGCCGATATTCGTCATGAACAGAACCGTATTGCGCGAGGTCTTGTTGATCTGGATACCGTATTTATCCATCAGAATATCGGTCTTGAACGTGTCACCATCCCAACCCGTTCCTCCGACAGACAGGGTAACGCGGGTGGCATCCAGCACGAATTCGTCTTTTTCCCAACAATCCCAAAGGTCGGTCCAGCCTTGTTCGGTATCATAATAGCTGGTCACGCCGCTTTCGCGGTGGGCTTCGGGGATCATGTCGCCTGCGGTCAGAACCTTGAAATATTTCTGCAGCAAAGGATGATCCGAGATCGCACGGCGCATGGACATGGCCGCCTCGACCTGCCGCTGAACAAATTCAAAGCCTTCCAGTTCAACCTGCCTGCGCCCCACATCCAGTGATGCTATGATCTGGTAATTCGGCGACGTCGATGTGTGCGTCATGTATGCTTCGTGAAAGGATTGTTCGACCTCGCCTTTGAAATCCTGATCATTGACGTGGATCATCGACCCTTGCCGCAAAGACGTCAGCGTTTTGTGGGTGGATTGCGTTGCATATACCCGCACTCGCGCATAGGGCGGCGGGATCAGGCGCGTCTTCAGAAGTGTTTCTTCATCCGCGTCCTTCAGCTTTTTCTGCTGTTTTTCATAGGCTTCTGCATAGTCGTTGCTGCGCAGCTTTGCGCGCAACGTATTGGCTGCGTTCATCGCGGTGCGCTGGCGGTAGGTCGGGCTAAAGCGCGCAAAAGCAAACCACGCTTCGTCCCACAGAAAAATCAAATCGGGCTTGATGGCCAGACATTCTTCCATGACGCGTTCAACATTGTAGACGATGCCGTCAAAGGTGCAGTTCGTCAGAAGCAGCATACGGACCTTATCAAGCTTTCCGGCCGCTTTCAGTTTCAGCAACTGATGCTTGATTTCGTGCAGGGGCACCGCGCCATACATGGAAAATTCGTCCAGCGGATAGCTGTCCAGATAGCAGACCTGCGCCCCTGCCAGCACCATGCCGTAATGGTGGGATTTGTGGCAGTCACGGTCCACCAGAACGATATCACCGGGGCGAACCAGGGCCTGCACGACGATCTTATTGCAGGTTGATGTGCCGTTGGTGGCAAAAAATGTCTGCTTTGAACCGAACGCGCGCGCCGCCAGTTCCTGCGCTTCCTTGATCGGACCATGCGGTTCCAGCAATGAATCAAGCCCGCCCGATGTGGCCGATGTTTCGGCCATGAAGATATTGGGCCCGTAAAATGCGCCCATATCCTGTATCCAGTGCGAGCGGGTGATCGATTTGCCGCGGCTGATCGGCAATGCGTGAAACACACCTGTCGGCTGGCGCGAATATTCGACCAAAGCGTTGAAAAACGGCGTTTTATTTCGCGCCTGAACACCGCGTAGGATGTTCAGATGCAGCTCCATGAAATCTTCCTGATTATAGAAAACGCGGCGGCATATCCCCAGATCAAGTCCCGCGATATCTTCGACAGACCGTTCAGTGACCAGATAGGCATCAAGTTCGGGGCGCACCCGCGCAATAAGCCGGCACAGTTCCGGCCCGATATCTTCCGGTGCCATCGCCTCGATCTGTTCCTGACCGCCCGCATTGTTCAGGTATTTTGTCAAAATCGGCTGGTCGACCTTGGATTGCAGGACCAATCCGGGGCGCACCACAATGGCCTGAATATTGTAGTTGAACAGAACCGCGATCAACGCGTCTTCGAGCGACGGCACCACTACGGCCTCGTAGATAAACGGATCTTCGGAGCGGCGCATGCGGTTCACGTTGCTTTTCAGCCAGCGTTCCTGATGTTCGTTGACCTGATCGACAATCAGGACCTCGAAATAGGGCTTGCTCATCGCGCGCGCTTCGGGGGACAGCATCGCCTCGTCGTCGTGCTCTTCGCTGTCGATCGAATCCCGTTCCAGCGGGATATGCCGGCGTCTGTAAGCCCCTGTCGTCAGGGCGCGTGTGACACGATTGACCGCAAAAGACAGATCATCAAAGCTGCCATGCTCAAACTGACGGCGCATATGGTCAAACGCTGCCATCCCCGGAAAGGCCCAGTAGGGTTCTATCACCGCCAGAGAGACGAACAATTCTTCAATCGCGGCCTTGCACTTGTTGGCCTGTCTTTCAGAAGGCTTGCGCGCAAGGCTGGATGTGGCTTCGCGCAGGGCGCTCCACCGATCCGAACGCAACTGGATCGCCGAATGATAGTCGTTCACAGAATGCATCGTTCATACTCCGTTTCCGGGGCAGGATACCGATGCAATCGGCCGGTTCAGGCGGCCGGAACAGAGCGATATCTAGCCGCTGGATGTTTTTCCCAAGATCGGCGTTGCGCCGATATCGTGGACTGATGGTTGCGACTGGATGCCTGCCCCCGGTTCTGATGTCGGCACATCGACATGCAGCCCCGCACGCGATCCCTGTCGCGGAATTTCAAGCGGCCCCAAAGTATGGAGGAACGCATCGGTGCCGCTGGTGCGGTCATAGACAGGAAAGTCGCTGGACCGGTCGCGGAAACTTTTCAGAACCTGACCCAACCCTTTCATGCCGGTTTCGCGCTGGCGGCGCACCATGCTCAGATCGACTTCGATCGGGAACATGTCTTCCTGCCCCGCTGACTGGTGCAGAACGGTCGACGACGGATCAATCACGCAGGATTTGCCGACGCCGCCCGCACCCAGACCGTTCACGTCAATCACATAACACTGGAACTGTGCCGCAGTCGCTCGCGCAATGGCCAGTTCCGCATCACGGTCGGTGGTGCCCGTCAGAACGGGGTGCAACAACACCTCGGCGCCCATGCTGGTCAGCTGGCGTGTCGTTTCGGGGAACCAGATATCATAGCAGATCGACAGACCGAACCGCCCCACATCAGGCACATCGAACACGCAGAATTCAGTGCCCGCGGCGATCCCGGCCTCGTACGGGCGGAACGGGAACATTTTCGAATACCGGCGAATAATCTCGCCTTCGGGATTGATCACGACGGCGGTGTTGTAAATCTGGCCATCCGCAGCCTTCAGAAACATCGACCCCGGTATCAGCCAGACGCGGTGGCGCCGTGCCGCTTCGCAAAACCGGTCAAGCGTTTCGTTTTCCGGGGTCTGGGCAAAGCGATCCAGTGGACCGAAGGGCGCCAGTTCGCTGAACAGCACCATCTGCGTCCAGGGGAATCGCGCCATCAGGATATCCAGGCGCTGGATCATACCGTCGACATTGGGCTGCAACGCGTTCACATACATCTGAACGCCCGCAATTGCGAAAGGGGTCATACTCATCGGTCTCCGTGCTGACGAAGCGGATTGCGGATCAACCCGGTGATTGGCTTCGTGTCCGGCACGTCTTACGCCCTTCCAACCGGAACGGAAACAGGCGAAATGCGCCAATTTTGCCCCCGGAAACCGGTTTGTTTGATGAACCGAGTGTTCAGTATCTGTTTTTCTCCCATTTGGGCCGTGTATAGCGCTTGTCGTTGCAACCGCCGGCCCGGATACTCACGATATGAGCGTTTATTTTATTAATCAACAGGCTTGCGCGATTTGGGTTTTCCCGTGCTTTTCACCGGGCAGACCTGTCGATGTGATCCGAAACGAAAAAGGCGCACAATGATGCGCGCCTTTCAGTCACACAAGGTCTTAACGCGTCAGGCGGCCATTTGTTCCGCAACAGCTGCGCTCAGGGCGTCTTCGAAGATTGCAAGGCCTTCCTCGATCAGTTCATCAGACGCCGTCAGCGGCACCATGATACGCAGCGCGTTGCCGTGCATGCCACATCCCAGCAGGATCAAGCCGCGTTTCAGCGCATGGGCGCAGATCGATTTGGCAAGGGCTGCATCAGGTTTGGCACTTTCGAAATCGGTAACGAATTCAACAGCAACCATCGCGCCCAGCCCGCGAATATCCCACATGCGGTAGGGTGCGGACCGTGCGCCAATCTCGGCGAAACGGGCGCGAAAATGTTCACCCATCTTGGTCGAGCGTTCCAGCAAACCTTCTTCGTCGATTGCCTGAATGGCAGCCAGTGCGGCGGCACACGCGACAGGGTTGCCACCATATGTGCCCCCCAGACCGCCCGGTTCCAGCGCATCCATGATGTCGGCGCGCCCGATCACACCGGCCAGAGGATAGCCCCCTGCCATGCTTTTGGCGACTGTGATCAGGTCAGGCACCACACCGGAATGTTCGATGGCAAACCATGTGCCTGTCCGGCCAAATCCGGCCTGAACCTCGTCCGCGATCAACAGGATGCCGTGCTCGTCACAGATTTCACGCAATGCCTGCATCATTTCGAACGGAACGGGAATGTAACCGCCTTCGCCCAGAACAGGTTCCAGAATGATCGCGGCCACGCGGCTGGGCTGGGCGTCTGTCAGGAACAGGTTTTTCAGCCCGATCAGCGCATCCTCGACCGTGATACCATCCCGCACGGACGGGAACGGTGCGCGGAACACATCGGCGGGGAACGGGCCAACGTCTTTCTTGTAGGGCGAAACCTTGCCCGTCATCCCAAGGGTCAGCAACGTACGACCATGATAAGAACCAGTGAACGCGATGATACCGGGGCGGCCAGTGGCAGCGCGCGCGATTTTAACTGCGTTTTCAACGGCTTCTGCACCGGTTGTCACCAAAAGCGTTTTCTTCGGATGGCTGCCCGGGGCCAGTTCGTTCAGCTTTTCTGCCAGCGCCACATAGGGCTCATAAGGCACAACCTGAAAACTTGTGTGGGTATAGTGATCTTCCTGCGCCTTGGCAGCGGCCACCACATTGGGGTGGCGATGGCCTGTATTCAAAACGCCGATGCCACCCGCGAAATCAATGTAGCGGTTGCCTTCAACGTCCCACAATTCCGCATTCTCGGCGTATTTCGCATAGATCGGCGCCGCTGATGCAACACCGCGCGGCACCGCCGCATCACGACGCGCGACAAGGGATGCATTGGTTTGCGCCGACGGCGTCAGATCGGAAACAGCTACGATTTTCGGTTTGTTCTTTACGGCGGATTTTGCAGTTTGTTTTTTAGCAGCACGGGCCATTGCAGGGTTCCCTTTCAAAAGAAATGTTCCGTTACGTTTAAATTTTCAATATTGCGTTTAATATTATTGTCAATACGGATTTGGCCAAGATACCGTTTGGCGGCAGAATCCGACTGGTTCAAGCGCTTTGGCGCTGACCGCCTTGGGCCTTTTATTTAGCACATGTTTGTGCCACCTGTCAGGTCAAAGGAGTTTGCGTTGGATATTGGACAGAAAATCAAGATGATCCGAAAGGCACGCGGTCTGTCGCAACGGGAACTGGCATCGCGCGCTGGCCTGACCAACGGAACGATTTCCCTGATCGAAAAGAACAAGTCCAGTCCTTCGGTCGCGTCTCTCAAGCGGCTATTGGATGCCGTGCCGATCAGCCTGTCCGAATTCTTTTCCGACTTCGAGGTCGAAGACCGGGCCAAGATTTTCTTTCGCGCGGATGAATTCACCGAGATTGCCCCCCAGGGCCATGCCAACGGGTCGGCCGTCCTGTCTTTGCGACAGGTCGGCGATGCATCCCAGCATACGCTGCAGTTTCTGCATGAAAACTACCCACCGGGCGGTGATACCGGACCCGAGCTTTTGTCACATCCCGGCGAAGAGGCCGGTATCGTCATTTCCGGCGAAATCGAGATTACGGTAGCGGATCAGGTTTGCGTGCTAAAAGCCGGGGATGGTTACCTTTTCGATAGCCGCCTGCCCCACCGGTTTCGCAACATCGGCAAAACCCATTGCGAGATCATGAGCGCAAGTACGCCACCAACTTTCTAGAACCGAAAGGCAGCACCGACAATCGGGCCCTGCTGCACGGTGTCATATGAAAAACCGCCGCTGCTGTAATCCACGCCCGATGCCCGGTAGCCAACGATGATCGAAGTCACATCGCTGACCTCGTAACCGACGACCCCAAGTGCATCCCAGACCAGATCGGAAGACACGCCAAAGCCGCCCACCATGCCCCAGCCGGATACATAGAAGTTTTCCGAAAGATCCTTGCGGAATTGCAGGCCGATAACCGGATCTATCCAGTCATCACCGTCACTGGCGGACGTGCCGGCCAGTGCACCGCCGTTAAAGCGGAAATCGTTTTCAACCGACCAGACCCGAATGCCCCCGATGACATCGACCGATGCGGTGGGTTCGTCAACAATCTGATATCCGCCGTAAAAAGTGCCCCAGAATGTCGTAGCATCGACATCGATATCGGATGCAGCGATGCCGTTGGGTGTTCCGATATTTGTGCCAAGTTTCGAATAGACCAGATCAACGCCGAAACTGTAGGGGCCGTTGCGCGCCGTAAAAACGCCCATGAATGCCATATCAAGATTATCAAGAACGTCGCCAAAGCTGATATCGACATCCTGTGCCGGAAAGCCGAACAACCCTATATCGCCGTCAAGCCCCGTGCCCCAGACATAGGGCGCTGCCGTAAAGGTCCAGTCGCTGCCCGACATGGTCGAAACCCGGCCATCCTGCGCCAAAGCCGCACCCCAAGGTGCAGAAGAACCGACAAGTGCGACTGTGATGATCGAGCGTAGCAAAACAAGCTCCAGAGTTTTACAATCAGGGCGCGCCGGAATCGCAATGGAAAACAGCGCAAGGTTTTTTAATTCTACAGCAATATTCGAACTTTTGCAAAATATTCCGGCGTTCCGCCACCATGATCAAAAACCGGCATTTCGGAAAAAGGCCGAAGAAAAATCGCGCTGAACAGATTGTTTTCACGTTCACCTACGGCGCAACGTGAAACCATATCCCTTCCACGTTGATCACCGCCGGTTTTTCACAGTGGAATACATAATAGGTGAAACCGGAATGCGGCAGGCGCGTCGCCGATGTGCGCCCCACGAGTTCTGACGCAGGTTTCAACGCTTCACGGCCCACACGCCCCGGTTCTTTCAGCCGTTGCGCCGGTGAAACCAGCATGTTCGTTTCCGGCTGCAATGATCCCAGACCATTGCGCGGGATGAACACAGGTTGCGCCTGCGGATGATGTAACAGGAAATCTTCGTCCAACTGGATTTTGTCGACCCACGTCACTTCAAGGTATTCTCCCGAAAGGGTTTTGACGGGATCACGCTTGCGCAACGCTTCGATCGGCAGCTTGCCAAAAGACGTCATGATACGGCACTTGCCGAAAAAGCCGGGCAAGCTCCAGGTTTTGGCGATACGGGGTTTCGGCGTCGGTGCCCGCAGTTTTACATCTGACAGGACACTTTGCGTTACGGCCGACAAAATGGCGGCATCATTGTTCTGGTTACTCATTTTACACTCGTCACTTGAACTACAAACACTAAAACTGGGCCCACCCCAGTCACGCAGCCCGGAACACAACTGCCGGGGCCACACGCGGCAAGCCCCGGCAGGAACCAGACAGCGGCTGACAATCAGCATACACCAAATTGCCGTTTGCGGATACTCTTTACCAACTACACTTACGTTTTCGCTGAACAACAAGGTGTTGGTATGACGGATTTCTTTTGATGCCGCGGCAAGTTTTGGTCAGAACAAGGGCAGTTGGATAACGCAAAAACCCTTCACATTGTAACAACATGCGAAACAATCCAAGATAGTCAGTTTTTCTGTTTCAGGAAAAACAAGCAATTATCCGAAAATTGTTTCCAAATACGAGTCTGAGAAGCATGTTTCAGGACGCCGCCGATTGAGGCCGGTTGGCCTTATTTCGCAGGATTTCCGGAATCGAAACAAATCGTTTCACGCGGGATTTTCAAATCATGCGGGCAGCAAACTCCCCCGGAACTCAGAGAATCAGCACAGCCACTGATCAATCCGTAGACTCGCGTCCGATATATTATATACTTAAAATATCTAAGCCCAAAACGGAGACGCACGATGACCGAACCCCTGAAAATTGCAATCGCGGGCGGTGGCATTGGCGGCCTTGCTCTTGCTCTGACCCTGCATCCGGCCGGGTTTTCACCAGTGGTGTTCGAACGTTCGAAATCCATCAACGAACTGGGCGTCGGCATTAACATTCTGCCCCACGCAATCCGGCAACTTGCCGATCTGGGGTTGCTGGACGCGCTGGACAAAATCGGCATCCGGACGCGCGAACTGGTGTACAAGACCACCACGGGTCAGGACATTCTGCGCCAGCCGCGCGGTACATGGGCCGGATATGACGTACCGCAATTTTCGATCCATCGCGGCAAACTGCAAGCCTGCCTTGCCGATGCGGTAACGGAACGTCTGGGGCCAAACGCGATCCGGACCGGCCATAAACTGGTCGATTTCACGCAGGATGATACCGGGGTCAGCGTCCGGTTTGAAACTGACACCGGCCCGGTGTCCGACAGGTTTGACGTTCTAGTCGGGGCCGATGGCATCCATTCTAAGGTGCGCAAGGCGTGGCACGGCGAACAGGGGCCGCCCAGCTGGCAGGGCATCGTGATGTGGCGCGGGGCCACTTGGTCGGCGCCGTATCTTGATGGGCAAACCATGATCATTGCAGGGGGAATGCGATCAAAGCTGGTGCTGTATCCGATCTATAATGATC harbors:
- a CDS encoding cupin domain-containing protein; translation: MDIGQKIKMIRKARGLSQRELASRAGLTNGTISLIEKNKSSPSVASLKRLLDAVPISLSEFFSDFEVEDRAKIFFRADEFTEIAPQGHANGSAVLSLRQVGDASQHTLQFLHENYPPGGDTGPELLSHPGEEAGIVISGEIEITVADQVCVLKAGDGYLFDSRLPHRFRNIGKTHCEIMSASTPPTF
- a CDS encoding Hint domain-containing protein, with translation MSNQNNDAAILSAVTQSVLSDVKLRAPTPKPRIAKTWSLPGFFGKCRIMTSFGKLPIEALRKRDPVKTLSGEYLEVTWVDKIQLDEDFLLHHPQAQPVFIPRNGLGSLQPETNMLVSPAQRLKEPGRVGREALKPASELVGRTSATRLPHSGFTYYVFHCEKPAVINVEGIWFHVAP
- a CDS encoding flavin-dependent oxidoreductase, whose product is MTEPLKIAIAGGGIGGLALALTLHPAGFSPVVFERSKSINELGVGINILPHAIRQLADLGLLDALDKIGIRTRELVYKTTTGQDILRQPRGTWAGYDVPQFSIHRGKLQACLADAVTERLGPNAIRTGHKLVDFTQDDTGVSVRFETDTGPVSDRFDVLVGADGIHSKVRKAWHGEQGPPSWQGIVMWRGATWSAPYLDGQTMIIAGGMRSKLVLYPIYNDPARPDETLMNWVICANVATADDALPHPDDWSRRGDLDEVMQHVTGKIDIPEMDIPALIKATEDIYVYPMCDRDPLDQWTHGRVTLLGDAAHPMYPVGSNGASQAILDAVALAGYLKQNGIAGLAPYDVERRTTTADIVRANRKGGPERVIDLVEDRAPKGFQALDQVATPDELRAIVGEYQTMAGYRPEQVNRA